One Eurosta solidaginis isolate ZX-2024a chromosome 5, ASM4086904v1, whole genome shotgun sequence DNA segment encodes these proteins:
- the LOC137252673 gene encoding serine-rich adhesin for platelets-like: MDNITTTKEIVGKELDRNKNQHPQPQHQPQPQRQEQHEQQEINVQSLPQQQQQSKRNKLVRTTQSLGNTFSAALKVQQANIIAKATTITTAATGANSKETGYATTNATATAQQSTASTTVNAVQRLKDGSADVMGGGFLIRPLTATSAIAVKHFKQQQSDLEKAIVAIEATTTSKTIQTKHKSTPSQEAKTSTQMQEKLLENIQRENVEEKFDKVNKNKGEDNICTTPTNTANTRPTSIKSKGTKTSKETRGKFAEKLRRSFRRGEHKSLEIKRREPSFEGANDGSQSANHTKQAYSPEANNSQNHFSFGPFGLRSQPTLQRNSQSIFSFSQLPGGGVLGGVSSGSRSSVYSTTSGGHINPALLLDSPDVDTPPEYGYHHLSSVGTTNSSTSLESNFGDIGERTSSQSSISYWAWHQSNSSMGGEVSTNSSSGGAGANGTTGIADCGTNVVKDSAADNRNFNERNTRQQQHAKLKAQSSSKSDTQHQQASRSCSITSESSSTKLTRLQNFLFKSSNESTRSFHAHSNEGFTASSQYSSSGEWENLGFTTTSGSGSHVPADFYVGSFPEESNDADGSFTAAPPTQDNTSSSSRPILKHADSSEAAGPYYQYTLTSPNNPFLPEIIARSYQSSHEEDNQIGDASAVGHSVGGGGGTHSAQLPTPAYSRAGSQESTHSDSAIPAATTASSCSPAPHSSSPASSSSSTPGRQRRKLFILNSPTRHLLHQQPSHKQQQQHQQSVTDAPTIHKSPSCASTSGSSFIKSLNPFLPIASDSNCSNAIVTTTTTKQQASKAKLGSRGKRTPLKQSAVTSPIGIPHDLNAKREEFLRATMKICLVVSPPTSKLQYCNNLGKTVKTVQVDLKT, encoded by the exons ATggacaatataacaacaacaaaagagaTTGTTGGCAAAGAACTTGATAGAAACAAAAATCAACATCCGCAACCCCAGCATCAACCACAACCACAACGACAAGAGCAACACGAACAACAGGAAATAAACGTGCAATcactaccacaacaacaacaacaatcaaagcGAAATAAATTAGTTCGTACAACGCAAAGTTTGGGCAACACATTCTCGGCAGCATTAAAAGTGCAACAAGCGAACATAAtagcaaaagcaacaacaataacaacagccgCTACAGGTGCCAATTCTAAAGAAACAGGATACGCAACAACAAATGCAACAGCTACCGCACAACAATCGACAGCGTCGACCACTGTTAATGCTGTTCAACGCCTAAAAGACGGCAGCGCAGACGTAATGGGCGGAGGTTTTCTAATACGACCACTAACCGCCACCTCAGCAATAGCAGTTAAACATTTTAAGCAACAACAAAGTGATCTAGAGAAAGCAATAGTTGCAATCGAAGCAACAACAACGTCAAAAACAATTCAAACAAAACATAAAAGCACACCATCCCAAGAGGCAAAAACGTCAACCCAAATGCAGGAAAAATTACTGGAAAATATCCAAAGGGAAAATGTTGAAGAAAAGTTTGATAAAGTGAACAAAAACAAAGGCGAAGACAATATTTGCACAACACCAACGAATACTGCAAACACACGGCCAACTTCGATAAAGAGCAAGGGGACCAAGACAAGCAAAGAGACGCGCGGAAAATTTGCAGAAAAGTTGCGACGTTCCTTTCGACGCGGTGAACACAAATCCCTAGAAATTAAAAGACGCGAGCCAAGTTTTGAGGGCGCTAACGACGGCAGTCAGAGCGCTAACCACACCAAACAAGCGTATTCACCCGAAGCGAATAATAGCCAAAATCATTTTAGTTTCGGACCTTTTGGTCTGCGCTCGCAACCAACACTTCAACGCAACTCTCAATCGATATTTTCCTTTAGTCAATTACCAGGCGGCGGTGTATTAGGTGGCGTGAGCAGTGGCAGCAGGAGCAGTGTTTATAGCACGACCAGTGGTGGACATATCAACCCTGCGCTACTCCTGGACAGTCCCGATGTAGACACGCCGCCCGAGTACGGCTATCATCATTTAAGCAGTGTTGGCACAACGAATTCTAGTACATCTTTGGAGAGTAACTTTGGTGATATCGGCGAACGCACATCGTCACAATCGAGTATAAGCTATTGGGCGTGGCACCAGTCTAATTCATCAATGGGTGGCGAAGTGAGCACGAATAGCAGCAGTGGTGGAGCAGGCGCAAATGGAACCACTGGAATAGCTGATTGTGGCACGAATGTCGTAAAGGACAGTGCAGCAGATAATAGAAATTTTAATGAACGAAACACAAGACAACAACAACACGCGAAACTAAAAGCGCAAAGTAGCAGTAAAAGTGATACGCAACACCAGCAGGCGAGCCGCAGTTGCAGCATTACCAGTGAAAGTAGCTCCACCAAGCTTACGCGCTTGCAGAATTTTCTTTTCAAATCGAGCAATGAAAGCACAAGAAGCTTCCATGCGCATTCCAACGAAGGTTTTACAGCTTCATCACAATACTCTTCCTCCGGTGAATGGGAAAATCTAGGCTTCACAACGACTAGCGGCAGTGGTAGTCATGTGCCAGCCGACTTCTATGTGGGCAGTTTTCCAGAAGAATCCAACGATGCTGATGGTAGTTTTACAGCTGCCCCACCAACGCAAGACAACACATCCTCTAGCTCCCGACCAATTTTAAAACACGCCGATTCCAGCGAAGCCGCTGGCCCTTATTATCAGTATACGCTAACATCACCGAATAATCCATTTTTACCCGAAATCATAGCGCGTAGCTACCAAAGCTCGCACGAAGAAGATAATCAAATTGGCGATGCAAGCGCTGTGGGGCatagtgttggtggtggtggtggtacaCACTCCGCTCAACTACCAACACCAGCCTATAGTCGTGCTGGTTCCCAAGAGTCTACACATAGTGACAGTGCAAttccagcagcaacaacagctaGTAGCTGCTCACCTGCACCGCACTCTTCCAGTCCCGCATCCAGTTCATCGTCGACACCGGGACGACAGCGTCGAAAACTTTTCATCTTAAATTCACCAACTCGACATCTTTTACATCAACAGCCatcacacaaacaacaacaacaacatcagcaatcTGTTACAGATGCACCAACTATTCACAAATCCCCATCATGCGCTTCGACTTCCGGCAGCAGCTTTATAAAGAGTCTAAATCCCTTCCTCCCAATCGCAAGTGATTCCAATTGTAGTAACGCTATTGTCACTACAACTACAACGAAACAGCAAGCATCGAAAGCAAAATTAGGCAGCAGAGGCAAGCGTACACCGTTAAAGCAATCAGCCGTAACATCACCCATTGGCATTCCGCATGATTTAAATGCAAAGCGCGAAGAGTTTTTGCGCGCTACAATGAAGATTTGCTTAGTCGTCTCGCCACCAACCAGTAAATTGCAG tactgcaataatttaggaaaaactgtcaaaactgtgcaagttgatttgaaaacctaa
- the LOC137252072 gene encoding adult-specific cuticular protein ACP-20-like, with product MQIYSCFFVALFAVTYAGYIPYDHASSYANVLQHIDAHHHDIHAYDEGHLGYVAYPAPGHDLYDHHYEHHEPHHYPKYAFDYGVKDAHTGDHKSQWEHRDGDHVKGAYTLEEADGTTRVVEYTADDHNGFNAVVKKIGHALHPQVYHHDAGFAGGYDHGYGY from the exons aTGCAAATATATTCGTGTTTCTTTGTTGCGCTCTTCGCAGTTACATACGCTGGCTATATTCCTTATGATCACGCCTCCAGTTATGCTAATGTGTTGCAACATATTGACGCGCATCATCACGATATTCACGCATATGATGAGGGTCACCTTGGTTATGTAGCTTATCCTGCACCTGGACACGATCTGTACGATCATCACTATGAACATCATGAGCCACATCATTATCCCAAATATGCATTCGATTATGGCGTTAAGGACGCACACACCGGCGATCATAAGAGCCAATGGGAACATCGTGATGGTGATCATGTGAAAG GCGCTTACACTCTCGAGGAAGCTGATGGCACCACACGCGTCGTTGAATACACAGCGGATGATCATAACGGTTTCAATGCTGTTGTTAAGAAAATCGGTCATGCCCTTCACCCACAGGTGTATCATCATGACGCTGGTTTTGCTGGCGGATATGATCATGGTTATGGTTATTAA
- the LOC137252069 gene encoding adult-specific cuticular protein ACP-20-like: protein MQILTCTTVLAIALFRVAFASYIPHEHASSYANVVQHNDAHHHDIHAYEEGHLGYVAYPAHGHDLYDHHYEHHVPHHYPKYAFDYGVKDAHTGDHKSQWEHRDGDHVKGAYTLEEADGTTRVVEYTADDHNGFNAVVKKIGHAHHPQVYHHDGGHYGGYEGHGYGHADSYVEVH from the exons ATGCAGATCCTTACTTGTACCACCGTCTTAGCAATTGCGCTCTTTAGGGTCGCCTTTGCTAGTTACATCCCTCACGAACATGCCTCCAGTTATGCTAATGTGGTGCAACACAATGACGCGCATCATCACGATATTCACGCATATGAAGAGGGTCACCTTGGTTATGTAGCTTATCCTGCACATGGACACGATTTGTACGATCATCACTATGAACATCATGTGCCACATCATTATCCCAAATATGCATTCGATTATGGCGTTAAGGACGCACACACCGGCGATCATAAGAGCCAATGGGAACATCGTGATGGTGATCATGTGAAAG GCGCTTACACTCTCGAGGAAGCTGATGGCACCACACGCGTCGTTGAGTACACAGCGGATGATCATAACGGTTTCAATGCTGTTGTTAAGAAAATCGGTCATGCCCATCATCCTCAGGTTTATCATCATGATGGTGGCCATTATGGCGGTTATGAAGGGCATGGTTATGGTCATGCTGACAGTTATGTGGAAGTTCATTGA